The Amaranthus tricolor cultivar Red isolate AtriRed21 chromosome 6, ASM2621246v1, whole genome shotgun sequence genome has a segment encoding these proteins:
- the LOC130815792 gene encoding uncharacterized protein LOC130815792, which translates to MAPKRNPTQTATVHSTDTDTSAGHVNNQAVTRRDLDMLAQNLTAAFSEQLRAVMNNAPTQQRVLEDMADQIKNLRARIEPHQEIPKSHESQDGNSRTSHSSRRNKKRRERSRTYPSLSKTDLQDGESKTASRDVRTFLESKKQKTSESVQSLVDKRREERKQAQAAESSRRITMPRNEAGKSSLSGKLVPIISPLAPVILNTPSNGKIKIPNMAAFDGTSCPEEHLMAYKNLMLLYTNDPLLWCKFFPTTLTGVALTWYTSLPGGSIHNFAQLEEKFLGHFIASRRQEKSNFHLLSITQLEGESISSYLKKFHEAVLEAHDPKKRRSDKKNPITNQSSRNREEQALRRERNYPPRRPEPPSDMGPPRSRHVYVAEGETRTRSILDGGNDPMFNRNRKDIFYAIRNELPTPPPTNTPSNRRNFNLWCDYHKEHGHTLAQCRELKRILHQLADEGKLSRFINKGDYVAKEVERKPWHQRRRSPGRDEARRESSNTQGTINLIFGGYTEEYPTIRAARDSVHTLLKGPPMTTSSGPVMKFDATTSQMLQQPHTDPLFEEKHLQPLDKPLIGFGGNQVVPLGTIVLPVRVGEKDKSRTMPIRFTFERDDGQVGILKGDQVTARQCLVSTLKRETSSTPSKRKRGDSSAVMSVYTDNPNAHGRPHPVERYEEVEMFDGKQIKVGKNLSDAIKTDLLATIAEFRDVFTFSTEEMPGIPTHITCHKLDIKPGYKPVKQKLRHQGRERIEAAKEEVEKLLKAGFIRECKYSDWLSNVVLVKKSNGKWRMCVDFTDLNKACPKDDYPLPKIDRLVDSTAGHTLLSFMDANAGYHQIPLAPEDQPHTAFITNAGVYCYKVMPFGLKNAGATYQRMVNKVFQSQIGRNLEVYVDDIIAKSKQASEHAADLRETFTTLRKHQMRLNPDKCVFGVTGGKCLGFLVDERGIEANPDKIKAIQDMKSPRSVKEVQKLTGCLVALGRFLSKSADKCSPFFKTLKQSKFEWTREAEEAFQELKEHLSTLPKLVSPIKGEKLVLYVSISEYSLSGVLVAEREKKQLPIYYVSHAFRGSEGNYCELEKILEGKNKSSRVTDWANQLADFEIEYEPRTAVKAQALADFIAESTLPPHPEPNQERKLYVDGSSTQLASGAGLLIESSAGVRMERAVRFEFAASNNEAEYEALLMGLKICYEAGGKILSAFSDSQLIVGQVNGEFEAKDESMKMYLQQVKEFVQKFDKFTLVHIPRSQNAQADSLAKLASSAETSAARDIIWEVLPNPSINLMVNTIDRSEMWMDPYIKFLQNRTLPQDENQARMVQKKARWFELYEGTLYKKSYTHPLLKFVSPEEENYILREIHEGGCGIHQGVRTVVGKVLRSGYYWPSLRNVAETLIKRCPECQYHSKIGRKASNYLTAMQAVLPFDKWGMDLLGPFPPAKGQRKFIIVAIDYFTKYVEAEALSSITDKQVCQFIWRNIITRYGIPRVIITDNGRQFVSKNTIEYCDRFNIQIRFSSVSRPQTNGQVKSANKEIPNGIKKKIDGVKGNWDEELPGILWASRTTIKEATGHTPFSLVYGSEAVLPVEIGVPSTRVTYYSHAENEEGKRTNPDLLPETRGNALLRSIAQKQRMIRSFNRHVKTRRIQIGDFVLRKVEATGKIVEKGKLGANWDGPFKVTRVIKPGTFELEDMKGKKLPRLWNGDHLKKFFI; encoded by the exons atggctcctaagaGAAATCCGACTCAAACAgccaccgtgcatagcacagatacagataCTTCTGCAGGTCACGttaataatcaagccgtgactcgccgtgatctggacatgctagcacagAACCTCACGGCTGCtttctctgaacaactccgcgccgtcatgaATAATGCTCCTACTCAGCAACGAGTATTAGAAGACATGgcggatcaaataaaaaacttgcgggcacgaatcgaaccccatcaGGAGATACCGAAGTCTCATGAATCTCAggatgggaactcgaggacgtcccactccagtagacgcaataagaAGAGGCGGGAGAGATCTAGAACCTACCCGAGCCTCAGCAAAACAGATCTGCAGGATGGCgaatctaaaaccgcctctcgaGATGTCCGCACCTTCCTAGAAAGTAAGAAACAAAAGACGTCTGAAAGCGTCCAATCATTGGTGGataaaaggagggaagaaagaaagcaaGCCCAAGCCGCGGAGTCTAGCCGCCGCATCACCATGCCGAGGAATGAGGCCGGCAAAAGTAGCCTTTCTGGAAAACTTGTACCCATAATCTCTCCATTGGCCCCGGTGATACTAAATACCCCCAGTAATGGGAAGATAAAGATTCCGAAcatggcggccttcgatggaacGTCCTGCCCGGAGGAACATCTGATGGCCTACAAAAACTTGATGTTGCTGTATACTAATGACCCGTTGTTGTGGTGCAAGTTCTTCCCGACTACTCTTACGGGAGTAGCACTGACATGGTATACCTCCCTTCCAGGAGGAAGTATacacaactttgcccaactgGAAGAGAAGTTCCTGGGCCACTTTATAGCTtccagaaggcaggagaaatcaaattTCCATCTACTCAGCATCACGCAATTAGAAGGAGAGTCCATATCATCCTATCTAAAAAAGTTTCATGAGGCGGTGCTGGAG GCCCATGATCCTAAAAAACGGAGGTCTGATAAGAAGAACCCCATTACCAATCAATCCTCGAGAAACAGAGAGGAACAAGCATTGAGGAGGGAAAGAAACTACCCTCCACGTCGTCCGGAGCCCCCGTCAGATATGGGGCCTCCACGATCCAGACATGTGTACGTCGCGGAAGGGGAAACAAGGACGCGGAGTATACTCGATGGAGGCAATGAcccgatgttcaaccgcaacagGAAAGACATATTCTATGCCATCCGCAATGAATTGCCAACtccgcctcctactaacaccCCCTCCAACCGTCGCAACTTCAATCTGTGGTGTGACTACCACAAAGAACACGGCCACACTTTGGCCCAATGCCGTGAACTTAAACGTATCCTGCACCAATTGGCTGATGAAGGGAAACTATCGAGGTTCATCAACAAGGGAGACTATGTAGCAAAAGAAGTCGAAAGAAAGCCGTGGCACCAAAGACGCAGATCCCCCGGGAGGGATGAGGccaggcgcgaaagttccaacactcAAGGGACTATCAACCTGATTTTCGGTGGATACACTGAGGAATATCCCACCATCCGCGCCGCAAGAGATAGCGTCCATACTTTGCTAAAGGGACCCCCAATGACCACATCCAGTGGGCCGGTCATGAAattcgatgccacgacctcccaaaTGCTGCAACAACCACAtactgaccctctg TTTGAAGAAAAACACTTGCAACCCCTCGATAAACCTTTGATCGGGTTTGGGGGAAACCAGGTCGTTCCATTGGGTACCATCGTACTACCCGTACGAGTAGGAGAGAAGGACAAAAGTAGAACGatgcccatacgattcacg TTTGAGCGGGATGATGGGCAAGTGGGTATACTCAAAGGGGACCAAGTGACAGCTCGTCAATGTCTAGTGAGTACCCTCAAGCGAGAAACCTCCTCCACTCCCTCCAAAAGAAAGAGGGGAGACTCTTCAGCCGTCATGAGCGTGTATACAGACAACCCCAACGCCCACGGAAGGCCTCACCCAGTGGAACGGTATGAGGAGGTGgagatgtttgatgggaaacAAATCAAAGTTGGAAAAAACCTCTCAGACGCGATCAAGACTGATCTCTTGGCCACCATCGCCGAGTTCCGCGATGTCTTCACTTTCTCCACGGAAGAGATGCCTGGTATCCCTACCCATATCACGTGTCATAAACTTGATATAAAGCCAGGTTATAAACCCGTGAAGCAAAAGCTGCGACATCAGGGAAGAGAGCGAATAGAGGCCGCCAAAGAGGAGGTGGAGAAGTTATTGAAGGCCGGATTCATCAGAGAATGCAAATATTCAGATTGGCTCTCCAACGTTGTTCTCGTCAAGAAATCCAACGGGAAGTGGAGAATGTGCGTCGATTTCACGGATCTAAACAAGGCATGCCCAAAAGACGACTACCCTCTCCCCAAGATAGATCGTTTGGTGGACTCCACAGCAGGACACACCCTGTTGAGCTTCATGGATGCTAACGCAGGTTATCATCAAATCCCGTTGGCCCCTGAAGACCAACCGCACACAGCGTTCATCACGAATGCCGGCGTGTACTGCTacaaagtcatgccctttggtcTAAAAAACGCCGGAGCCACTTATCAGAGAATGGTAAACAAAGTCTTCCAGTCTCAGATAGGCCGAAATCTGGAGGTATACGTGGACGACATTATTGCAAAGAGCAAGCAAGCATCTGAACATGCTGCAGACCTCCGAGAAACATTCACAACCCTCCGGAAGCACCAAATGCGACTCAATCCAGATAAATGTGTCTTTGGAGTTACTGGAGGTAAGTGCCTTGGTTTCCTTGTCGACGAAAGAGGGATAGAGGCAAACCCCGACAAAATTAAGGCAATCCAAGATATGAAGTCCCCCAGATCCGTAAAAGAAGTGCAGAAACTAACAGGGTGCCTAGTAGCCTTAGGGAGGTTTCTATCCAAATCCGCGGACAAATGCTCccccttcttcaaaaccctaaagcaaagcaagttcgaatggacgAGAGAAGCAGAAGAAGCATTCCAGGAATTGAAGGAACACCTGTCTACCTTGCCGAAATTAGTATCACCCATCAAAGGGGAGAAGCTAGTCCTATATGTCTCTATCTCCGAGTACTCGCTATCCGGAGTACTAGTGgcggaaagagaaaagaaacagCTTCCAATATACTATGTGAGTCATGCATTCCGGGGCTCAGAGGGGAACTACTGCGAATTGGAAAAG attctggaagggaaaaaTAAGTCAAGCCGCGTtacagattgggcaaaccagctagcAGATTTCGAAATCGAGTATGAGCCTCGCACAGCGGTCAAAGCCCAGGCTTTGGCCGATTTCATTGCTGAAAGTACTCTTCCCCCTCATCCTGAACCCAATCAAGAAAggaagttgtatgtagatgggtcctcGACACAATTAGCAAGTGGGGCTGGACTCCTCATTGAATCGtccgccggggtccgtatggaaagggcggtaagattCGAGTTCGCGGCGTCCAACAATGAGGCCGAATATGAAGCTTTATTGATGGGGCTGAAAATCTGCTACGAAGCAGGGGGTAAGATATTGTCCGCATTTTCTGATTCCCAATTAATAGTTGGACAAGTAAATGGAGAATTCGAGGCCAAAGATGAAAGCATGAAAATGTACTTACAACAAGTAAAGGAATTTGTTCAgaaattcgacaaattcacTTTGGTCCATATCCCAAGATCCCAAAATGCACAAGCTGACTCTTTGGCAAAGCTGGCTAGCTCAGCTGAAACATCCGCGGCCCGCGACATCATCTGGGAAGTACTTCCAAACCCCAGTATCAATCTCATGGTCAACACCATTGATAGGTCAGAGATGTGGATGGATCCTTACATCAAGTTCTTGCAGAATCGGACGCTTCCCCAAGATGAAAATCAAGCAAGAATGGTCCAGAAAAAGgccagatggttcgaactcTACGAAGGAACGCTCTATAAAAAGTCATATACACACCCCCTTCTGAAATTTGTTTCTCCTGAAGAAGAAAACTATatccttcgcgaaatacacgaaggcggATGTGGTATTCATCAAGGAGTGCGAACCGTTGTAGGAAAGGTTCTCAGaagcggatattattggccctcactcAGGAATGTCGCGGAAACCTTAATCAAAAGATGTCCTGAATGTCAATACCACTCGAAGATTGGGAGGAAGGCATCAAATTACTTGACCGCCATGCAAGCCGTTCTGCCTTTTGACAAATGGGGCATGGATCTCCTCGGCCCCTTCCCACCTGCCAAGGGCCAAAGAAAGTTCATCATTGTGGCTATCGATTACTTCACCAAGTATGTGGAAGCAGAGGCTCTTAGCTCCATCACAGACAAgcaagtctgtcagtttatatggCGGAATATTATAACAAGATATGGCATCCCTCGTGTGATCATAACAGACAATGGAAGGCAATTTGTTAGCAAGAACACCATCGAGTATTGCGACAGGTTCAACATCCAAATCAGGTTCAGTTCTGTATCTCGACCTCAAACTAACGGGCAAGTTAAGTCCGCAAACAAGGAAATTCCCAACggtatcaaaaagaagatagatgGGGTCAAAGGAAATTGGGATGAAGAATTACCAGGCATCTTATGGGCAAGTCGAACAACAATCAAAGAGGCCACGGGGCATACGCCGTTCTCTTTAGTGTACGGATCCGAAGCCGTACTTCCAGTGGAAATAGGCGTACCCTCCACacgggtcacctactactcacacgctgagaatgaggaaggaaaaagaacaaACCCAGATCTCCTACCCGAAACAAGAGGAAACGCACTGTTGAGATCGATAGCACAGAAGCAGAGAATGATTCGTAGCTTCAACCGTCATGTCAAAACCAGACGTATTCAAATTGGGGACTTTGTACTCCGCAAAGTCGAGGCTACGGGAAAGATAGTGGAAAAAGGAAAGTTAGGAGCCAACTGGGACGGCCCTTTCAAAGTCACCCGCGTCATCAAACCGGGAACtttcgaactagaagacatgaaaggaaaAAAACTACCTCGCCTATGGAATGGAGACCATTTgaagaaattcttcatttaa